Within Rhipicephalus microplus isolate Deutch F79 chromosome 9, USDA_Rmic, whole genome shotgun sequence, the genomic segment CTTCACAAATTGGTTGttgcaaaaaaaattttaaatcCTTCAATAACGAGCAGAGTTCATGCTTGACAACACTAGGTATACCTAGCGTAATCAAGCACGAAACTCTACGTGCATCGAAAGACTGCCGTACTTAATGGAGATGCATTCGTGGATGCGGCAGAAGGTCTCGAAGATGAAGAGTCGGGCGTTCTCGATGAAGTCGTCCTGACAGGCCACCAGGAAAAAGTCGTTGGACAGGACCACCTCGCACTCGCGCAGCTTCTGCTGGGCCCCGTCAAAGTCAAAGTTGACAAACAGGCACTCCACGAACTCGGTGATGGGGTCATGGTACGTGTACGACTCCTGCACATTTTGTTAGGTAAGGTTTTAGTACGTCCCAAGGGAGTTGGTAACGCAAGCAACTCAACAGTGCATTGGTGAACAGTAGTTTTGGAGGCGTTTATGTGCCCAATTGGCCGTTTACTCCTATGGTGTTTCAGCATGTAAAGCATTTTTATGGACGCACAGCAAGCTCTATCAGTATGCTGTCTGTTGCACGGTACACACTCAAAGATGAAGCAATAGCAAAATTTCCCAATTACACAAGCACCGAGGAAATGTAGGATTTCTTTGAAGCACCTTTACCTTAGTTCTAGCACTGTTTTAGTTACACTGTCATAAGGATTAGCAGATCAGGAGCCATTTGTGGCAAATCACGAAAACCCTCACACAGCCCTCAAGCATTTACCTAAGACACCTTCTTTTCCTTCGCAGTCAATGTACTACTGATCCTCCACCCGACCCCACTCTGAAAGTTTTCCGAACCTCACTGTTTTTTCACAGCCTCTTAAACCGGGCCACCTATCAATCAAAGAAATTTATTTTCACCAAACAAAAACATTTACGGTGAAAAAAGGTGGCCGGGAAAAAAGCTGTCcaatgacagcttgacaaagccacAGCCACCCATCGGCAGCGAAGATGACATGTGATTAACGTCAACAAACGAAGTCACAAATTTTGGTGAGTTGTGACAACATCACGAAATGATGATTTTTTTATCAGTCGCGTGTTGATGCCGCTGATGCCAGCGGTCAAGTTTCACGTTAAATGAGGCATCTAAGGGTTCTGCCTTAAATATTTTGAGGGGTGCAACGCTTCACAATCATTTATCACGCCCCGCCCGACACAAGAAAACACTGGTTTTGCTTAGATATCTAGTGGTATTCTATGCAAGAGTAGCAGTCGCCCTCTCCCCCTAATTTTTTCCCGTGAAAATCCTCTACAGCACTCTAACAGACAACCTATCGATGCCATACTGATGCAACGCTTACCTGCTGGATGACCTTTACGAGGTCACGAAGGGCATTCCGTTTCTGCTTGTTCGTGATGACGGCGCACGTCAGGTACCTCAGGATGTGTGGGCAAATGGTCTGTATCGTGTTCAGATACCTTGACAGGTCGCAAAGAGAAGACACACGTAACTCTCTCTTTCTTATTGTATATCTAAGATGCCTGTAACTACATAACACAAGATATACCCTGAACTGCATTTTAAGACGCATGATGCAAGCCGTCAGCAACAGCAAATGAACACAGTCTTCAGATAACGGCAACTTCCTCAGCAGCTTTGTTGTTGCTGAATTTGCCCACTGAAGGTCCTCGTCTGGATTAACCTGAGATACGGACGTCCCTACTAGAGGACGTTCTAGAGGATGTCCTCTAGAATGCCGTCACTTCTAGAGGACAATCAAGCGTACCGAGACCAGAAGTTTGGAACAGGATTAGTTTTTCATCAAGCTAGACGCAAAGTTAGAAAAATCAAGTACGAGCTCTTCTGGCAGAAACTACCGATGTTGCGCTGTCCCTACGCAGCACGAAGTTCTGATTCTTCTGTGAAGCGATGCGCGCCTTTACGCCAGCTTGGCCTACGTGTGAGCAATTTACGTCACAGACGCACATGGTACGGATTTCGTACTTGTCACCTTCCCGCGAATTCACAAAGCACGGAAACTCAatgtgtagtggggaattcgcaaggcaacgACTAGtaggaccatcgctgagtgcgaagcgcgagcgggagcacgagctgtagacgctggactgcccgagcatttgtttccgtaccggctgtctgcctattacctagcgtcgctattaaacccccttacaaagtggtggaagtgtgctgggtacgcaaacctggaacttcgaagccggaagctgcccactgcatcagcaatgccttatcagacgaccgagcaaggcaccacccagcaaagcacggcccaatctcaactggtcatcgtgcctaccaccctgcgccaacgagatccgcccttcttcagcggcaccgaggaccaagatgtggaggactggttgcagctgtttgaaaaggtgagcgccgccaacaagtgggacgacccctcgaaattggagtatgtcccattttatctcaaagacgtcgccagcctgtggttcacaaaccaccgtactgaatttatcacttgggccggtttcaagaccaccctcgcagctgtgttcaatcgccccgcagtgcacaagctgcgtgctgagcagcgcctacgcggacgtgcacaaaggcaggatgaaaacttcactagctatatttaagatgtaatcgatttatgccggcgcttcaaccctgagatgaccgaacatgacaagatcaggcatatcttgaaaggcatagacgatgatgcctatcaaatgttgctggcaaagggcccaagtaccgtatccgaacttgtgaccttgtgccagagcttggaagagattcggaaacaacgtgcagcagttcggaggtcgacgactgcagacgactctctcgctgccctggccgtcggtggtgacagctccctgctggagcagataaaagaatatgtacgcgaagaggtcgcacgacagctttcgtgtctctcgtatctgccgagcaccgaagcaccaacgaaccgcctaacgccgacaatcagacaggctattcaggagcaggtctccgaggcgttgccattacttACGCCTGCCTCTCCACCAACGCCTGTCGCcacgccactgacttatgcggccgtcgcggcaatgcctccatctcgtctgccaatgtatacgccacaacctgtgcgaccgtccaccgcgccgtttccagctacacagcaacacgccggaaatccttggcgcactgctgataaccggcccatatgttacttttgcggaattccaggtcacgttgcacgtctatgtcgtcggcgcttcacacttaacgcaccaagatatcctgactattcgtttcggcctccataccacgcgcctcacgtaccacctgaagttcacgaacgcgatgcgcaaactgcttccggcgcccgaacattcgcttctagacgttctacttcccgctcgccttcaccttcaacaagtcgtcgttctgtatcgcgtatgcgtcgacgacccacccccattgagacggaaaactaactgccgcagctccagaggcacgagctgcgtcatcgtctaatcgtttaagtcctcgcctgtctcccgccaatcttatcgatgtaatcgtcgaaggtgtacgaacactcgcactcatcgataccggtgccgcgatatccgtgattagtcaaagactctgccgctctcttcgtaaagtgacgatgctttctcccgtggtttctcttactactgcgagcgcccaacaaattgagcccgtcgcggcatgtacggcaaaagtggttattcgagacgttttgtacatcattgaatttcacgtgttggcttcatgttcccacgatgtcatcttaggatgggattttttatcacgtcatcacgccgtcgaggactgcgctcgggccgaagtggagctgttaccgtttcgtgatgcgccttctgttgatgcggccgtatctagtgtggctaaccttgtcgtcgcgacggacatagaccttcctcctttcagcgcccagtttgtccctgcccgctgtgcttcactttctgacgctaccgtcctattcacgccatcagacatcttcggtagccgccaccacacatcgctgccattcgccgttcttgagctttgtcaagacatTACCGGGATATTTATCCCGGTAatgtcttgacaaagctcaagacaaactcgtgccccctcagtttgcgccgcaacgagacgctcggccacattcagcttatcgatgaaggtactatcgtgcctgccgatttcttcgacaccaagccgaatatggagctgaacgcgttggttcctcactttgcctcgaacagtgtgtctaccgatgcatttcaccgttctattgacagccatctcgccccggctcaacgagagcagcttgttaccctgctgcacgaattcaagcgttcgtttgactttccccaagcagtgctaggaagaacgaacaccgttgtgcacacaattgacacaggaaagagtactcctttgcgccagcgcccttatcatgtgtcaccagcggagcgtcgggtaattgcagaacaagtagacgacatgctacagcgtggagtcatcaagccttcttgtagtccttggtcttccccagttgtactcgtcaaaaaaaaaggatggttcaattcggttctgcgtagactacaggcgcctaaaacaacattacgaggaaagatgtttaccctcttccccttatagacgacgctctcgattgtctccaaggtgcagaattcttttcctcgcttgaccttcgctcgggttattggcaggtcccaatggcagagtctgatcgtccaaaaacggcgtttgtcacaccggatggcctctatgaatttaccgtgatgccattcgggctctgcaatgcgcctgccacattcgagcgaatgatagacagcattttacgcggtctcaaatggaacatttgcttgtgctatcttgatgacgtagtggttttttcacccgatttcacttcgcatctcacttgtctgcgtaagattctacagtgccttacaaatgccaggcttcagcttaacctgaagaagtgtcacttcggggctaaacaactcaccatacttggtcatgtcgtctcgaaaggcggcattcttcccgaccctgacaagcttcgtgcagttgccgaatttcctaagccgactactgttaaagaactacggagctttgtgggcctgtgctcctattttcgtcgctttgtccggaactttgcctccatcaacGCTCCACTCACTAAACTCCTTgttggccctgcagatctttcgaattggacagcagcctgtgacgaatccttcgcaacactgcgccaactccttacctcaccacccgtactgcgccattacgaccctactgcgccaaccgaagtacacacggatgcaagtggcgtcgcccttggtgcagtactcgcgcaacgcaagccaggttttacggagtatgtggtcgcctatgccagccgcgccctcattaaggcagaagccaactattctgtctcggaaaaagagtgcctcgcgattgtgtgggcgttaaacaagtttcgcccctatttgtacggccaaacttttgatgtggtaactgaccatcacgcactctgttggctggcttcgctgaaagatccttccggccgcctcggacgttgggcactacgcctccaggaattcgacatacgcgccgtctaccgatcggggcgaaagcactctgacgcagatgcgctttcacgatcacccgtgaaatctgatgatacggatatatcagccctggaccttcccctctctgccgtcagcgtcacagacatgccatccgaacagcggaaggacccttggatcgtctcgctcttgaatatgctgtctgacgcatcaacttccggttaccagcgtgctcttcgccgccaagcaacgcatttcgccatacgggatggcctgttataccgtcgcaactatcaagtggcgggtcgtaaatggctgctagtcatacccagccatatgcggtctgatatctgcaaatattttcatgctgaaccgcaacacgcacacgccggtgcgctaaagacgtatgagcagatccgccaacgttactactggcggggtatgtacacgtttgtacgcaaacacattcgctcatgttcccagtgtcagcagcgcaagacattccctcatttaCCCGGTCAACTGCtgcctttgccatgtcctgcacgcccatttgaccgtgttgggattgacctatacggcccgctactgtgctctgttggtggtaatcgatgggtgattgtggctgccgaccatctgacaaggtacgccgaaacggcagcgctaccttcggctggtgctcgtgacgttgcaaccttcatcttgcaccggtttttcttcgtcatggtgcaccacgggagctcctgagtgacagaggacgcgtatttttgtccgaagttctgcagcagctcctacattcatgccgtacggtacaccgcacatcaacagcctaccaccctcagacgaacggcctaacggatcGTTTCAACAGagccctcggagacatgctcactatgtatattgattccgaccactccaactgggacgttgttcttcctttcgtgacgtacgcctacaatacggcgattcaatcaacaacaggcttttctccattttttcttttatatggtcgtgacccatgcaacacactcgacacaattctgccatacaatcctgatgcctccgagttcagccccgtttctgaaatggccgaacatgccgaagaatgtcgtcaacttgcacggtccttcacagccgataaccaagccctccaaaaagatcgccacgaccatgatcttgttgagaataccttccccgtcggttctctcgtgtggctccgactgcctttccactctcctggactgactcccaagtttgcaccgaagtatacgggcccttaccgcgtcatacagtacccttcttctgtcacctatgtgattgaaccactcaagccgtccacggacaagcgccgccttggtcgtgagacgatccacgtcagtcgcctcaagccctgttacgaccctcctgttctctcatcaccttgagtcgccaggatcgctcgtcttcgtcgccggggcattgtagtggggaattcgcaaggcaacgactagtgggaccatcgctgagtgcgaagcgcgagcgggagcacgagctgtagacgctggactgcccgagcatttgtttccgtaccggctgtctgcctattacctggcgtcgctattaaacccccttACGAATGTATGAATCCACAAACACTTTCAAGTACTTCTTTGCTTTTGACACTGCCATAGACCTTCCAACTGAACTCGGGGGGAAACACGCAACAGCCACAACCATGTGACAAGCACAACTGACGCCTAAGCAGGTAGTGTAAGCCTATAGCGTACAAAATGCGGGAGCCAAGAGAGACAGGCTTCAATAACATCCTTTTCCCTCACCTTCTTTTGGTACGGTTGCAAGCGTGTCTCGCGGTCACCAGCTGACGGCCAGGTGTGCGGTACATATTTGGCGGGACTCTACGATATGGTTACCAAGAACTCGAAGTGTATTGGTGAATACTCTTCCGCAGCACCGCAACTGTCATAGCGCTTAAAGCTGACGTACGcacatgattaaaaaaaaacgcttctgttGTGCTAGCCTTTGGGAGATACGAAGCAGCATCCGCACAGTCTGGAGGTTGGGTCGAAATTCGGGAGTCTCCCAgataatttgggagagttggcaggtatgcacTCTAGAGTATATAGCTAACACATATCATCAGTTTTAAATCTGCAAACTTACTGCGGCTGCCCGAGGAAGAGCTCAATGATGAGGTCACGGCCCTTGGCGTGGTTGAAGAACACGAAGAGGCTCCAGTGGATGAGCCAGGTGCGCTGCTGCAGCGAGTGCAGGGGCGACGAGAAGTTCTGCACAAACGAGAGAGACGAAGTGCGTATATTACGAGCGGCCTACATCGCCTGAATCCGCAAGGTAAGAAGCCCACTCAATCTGTATTGTAAACCTTGTGTTTGAAAGAAGCTTTCTACGtccaaaaaaattaaaaagctgCAAAGGCAAAGCGCAAACTACTAACAGCTAACAGCGCTATTGAAAACAGTTTCAGTGTTAACACTAAAGTTTAAGCTAGGCGAACAGAAACCATCTTCCTTACCACAGCGCTTACAGTAAAAGAAGTCACAAATGCACTATTACTGTCAAATGAGAGCACATCTTTGCATTTTCCCCCATTTTTTGCCAACTCGAAACCATTAACACACAGAAGCTAGACAGAGTTCGTACAATGCAGGCAATAACTGCTGGGCTTTAATATCCAAAAAACTACGATATGAGTACAAGGGACGCCGTGGTAAAGGcatctgaaaattttgaccaccggggatttttttaacgtgcaccgaaattcaAGTAGACGGGCCTCTAATAATCTTCCGACATGAAACGTCGGCATCCACGCCTGGGAGTTAATCCCGCAAGGTCGGGGTCAGCAGTCTAGCAACAtgaccactaaaccaccgtggcggatAAACGAATTTAGATTGCACTCCGAGAAATTTGCCGTTAAACTATGTAAGACCAGCTGGCATACAGTAACACACGTACAGAAGAAGCTCTGGCCCCTTAGTTTTGCTTGTCACGCAGAAACCCGCTTGCAGGAACAAGCAGTGCTCAACACAAACTTTAAGCGCCACTTTCTGTAGGAAGCCACATTAGCACACTTGGGCACACTCGTAGCCCACGAAATGCACGGGAAACATGCATGTGGCCCTGATCTGCACATCTAAGGCTCAAAACAAGAAAGCACCACAAAGTCTGTCTCTGATGGAAACTCGTGAGCAAATGCTGAGGAGATGCATTTCAATGCCAGTTTATGGAACAATGCTTCTTTTCAGGGACACATATTTTTTATCTGGCTGACACATGTCTTCGCTCGTGGCAAGATATTATATACCAAACAACCTTACTATGTCTGCGCTGAAGTCTGGTCTTTGCTGCTCTTCCCTTGAAGAAATGTTACTTGGCTAAACAGGTTAAACATAAGTTCTATAATGTTTGAACTTGGTATCATTTAAAGCCCAGAACTACTACTGCTTTGATATTTCAGAAACATTCATGTCAAGCAGAACATCTTTGTGCACATGATGGCACTGCAGGCAGTGTCACATCAATAGTGATGCAAATCATCTAAAGAAAAAAGCTGCTAAACCTAGACTAGAAAAGCTGCAACAGTAGCGATTTACACGAGTTCAGCTACAGCCCCATACAAAAATAACGCCATATGCGACAAAACCTCTCCGTCCACTTACATTGTTGTCGATGTACTCTCGCAGCCGGCTCAGGTCATCAAGGGCCACATCCCAGTTCTGCATCAGAATCTCAGAGGCCAGCTTACCCCACAGGTTGTTGAGGTAGTTTTTGTCATTGGGCGATATCTGGAATTGCCATGATAGCAACACATTGAAAAGACAACAATACCTTTAAGCCAGACGGTCTCTATCGTTCACAAGGTATAATAATGAAACAAAGCAAACCAAGGATACTGATGAAAAGAACAAATTTTTCCTTGAAATTGTGCGACAGTAAAAAGGAATGAGCCATTTCTGTCCACAATTTTATTGGCTTGTCTTACGAGctctgcaggacaaaagcctctttTAATGATGCCCAATCTACCATGTCCTGCACAAGCTCATTCCATATCATTCCTCCGAATCCATACATTTCATTCTTCCACCTAACCCTTACGCATTCTAAGCTACGCTTATTAATCTTGTGCAATTCATTCTGGTGTAAGGTGAGACAGTGTAAATGCCCTGAAGTTGACAGTGAAAAGGCTTGGCACACACAGAGCGCTGTAGTGTAAACATATGATACAACCTTCGGCGTGTCCATGAGTCCATACTGATGTTCTAACTGACCATCTGTTGTCTGTCCATCTCACAATGCAGCATCTTTTTCTTctagcatcacacacacacacacacaaagcacaGGATTCAAGCCAGAATCAAACCCAGGCAATATCCGTAGTAGTCATGTACTCTATCATGTAGCCATACTAGTTCctgaaactgctttgaaaaaagcCACAATACAGGACAGGCATCTTGTCAGGCAAGGACTTACACTAGCAGCTATGAAAATGTTGCGTGATAGAGTAGAATCGCACCAGGTGTCAGACCCGTAAATCGCATGATGAAGGGTGGCTTAGGGCTGCCTACTCGTTACACAGGGCTCGGCATAATTCGTGTGATAAGCCACGTCAACACACTGCGCAGCTACTCGTGTTCCACCCCTGCATGAGGAAAAGAGCCAACACCAGGTAGACTGGTGAGCCAGTATTTTGCTAGACCTTTGTGCATCTTTCCTTTCTCAAGATCGGGAAGAGAGCTGGCAGAAGATGCCACACATTATAAGAACACACGTGCACTCACCAGGAAACGATGAAGGTACAGGCACTCTCCGGCACCGGTGTAACTGCCTGTTTCGTACTGATGCTTCGCATAGGCATACAGGCTGTCAATCATCTCTGGGTTGATCTGCAATCACAGGAGCGTGGTCAGCGTCAACATGCAATGGGCACAAACAAAACGGCAAATGCGATACATGCACTTGCGAGGAAGTGTAGTTTTCCTTCATGCGCAAGTAGTTTGCcgatgtatgcatgtatgtatgttagaatatgtatgtatgtatgttagaATAGTCCACCAAGCCTTCTCACACACGCAAGCTGACCTGAAGCGTCAGACTGAAGACACCAGGGAACAGCTCTCGTTAAGCTACAGAGGCACCTGAATAATCGTTATGATACATGAACCCTAGAGAAGTATGCAGTTTCGAGTGCCGCAACTCGAAACCACGTTCGATAAATACCACTGCAATATTCTTTGCACTCTATAATCTTTATAGTCATGTTCATTACAACCCTGCGACAAGCTGCAGCACTCTGCGCTGTTTTACCTTCTGCCATCAAATGCTGTAGAAAACAAGGTTCTTGTATACTGCCCATAAGGATTAAGACATTCTGTTTGCTATTCGAGTGGTAATGACCTGGAAGTACGTTTTAGCAATGGTGATGGGGGCACTACCAGCATTTTTTAAATGCTGCATTCTAAAACACCAAAAGCACGGCTTTTGACACACCAATTCGAAACACCTGGTTTTCCCCCTGCATATGCATGTAAATAGATCGACGAGATATGCTTAGTTTATATTTAGAAGTGAGGATGATACGGCGTGACTTCAAGCACACACAGGAACAAACACTGCAGGACAAGCAACTGCACGTATATGTTCAACTCATGAACACTCCAGCGTCATGGCTAAACGTCAAAACCCCCAACCGTAAGCGTGGCAGCTGTACGCAACAGTCGTCATGCAACTTAGGTGTCTCATTTCAACTGCCACTATGACAGCAGCAGGAAACGAGC encodes:
- the eIF3e gene encoding eukaryotic translation initiation factor 3 subunit e, yielding MAEWDLTSTVGQYIDRHMVFPLLEFLQNKSIYNEDDLLKAKLDLLQNTKMVDFNIDVYKMCYPDAEVPQDMIQRRGEAVQRLVVLKSETLALIEACQNDEVCKYIQSCRDIRQVMDHLMKNFNQINPEMIDSLYAYAKHQYETGSYTGAGECLYLHRFLISPNDKNYLNNLWGKLASEILMQNWDVALDDLSRLREYIDNNNFSSPLHSLQQRTWLIHWSLFVFFNHAKGRDLIIELFLGQPQYLNTIQTICPHILRYLTCAVITNKQKRNALRDLVKVIQQESYTYHDPITEFVECLFVNFDFDGAQQKLRECEVVLSNDFFLVACQDDFIENARLFIFETFCRIHECISINMLAEKLNMTPEAAEKWIVNLIRNAHLDAKIDSKLGHVVMGTQAVSPYQQLIDKTQALHFRSQQQIGHLEHRLSSLDRTSHWGAQN